From the Pleurodeles waltl isolate 20211129_DDA chromosome 6, aPleWal1.hap1.20221129, whole genome shotgun sequence genome, the window AGGGCAACAGAGATACCTGGGGCTACATCACCACTCCCATCCAGAGGCAGGGCAACAGAGATACCTGGGGCTACATCACCGCTCCCATCCGGAGGCAGGGCAACAGAGATACCTGGGGCTACATCACCGCTCCCATCCGGAGGCAGGGCAACAGAGATACCTGGGGCTACATCAACACTCACATCCAGAGGCAGGGCAACAGAGATACCTGGGGCTACATCACCGCTCCCATCCTGAGGCAGGGCAACAGAGATACCTGTGGCTACATAACCGCTCCCATCCAGAGGCAGGGCAACAGAGATACCTGGGGCTACATCACCGCTCCCATCCAGAGGCAGGGCAACAGAGATACCTGGGGCTACATCACCGCTCCCATCCGGAGGCAGGGCAACAGAGATACCTGGGGCTACATCACCACTCCCATCCAGAGGCAGGGCAACAGAGATACCTGGGGCTACATCACCGCTCCCATACGGAGGCAGGACAACAGAGATACCTGGGGCTACATAACCGCTCCAAACCAGAGGCAGGGCAACAGAGATACCTGGGGCTACATCACCGCTCCCATCCAGAGGCAGGGCAACAAAGATACCTGGGGCTACATCACCGCTCCCATACGGAGCCAGGGCAACAGAGATACCTGGGGCTACATAACTGCTCCCATCCAGAGGCAGGGCAACAGAGATACCTGGGGCTACATCACAACTCCCATCCAGAGGCAGGGCAACAGAGATATCTGGGGTTACATAACTGCTTCCATCTAGAGGCAGGGCAACAGAGACACCTGGGGCTACATCATCGCTCCCACATGGAGGCAGGGCAACAGAGATACCTAGGGCTACATCACCACTCCCATCCAGAGGCATGGCAACAGAGATACCTGGGGCTACATCACCACTACCATCCAGAGGCAGGGCAACAGAGATACCTGGGGCTACATAACCGCTCCTATCCAGAGGCAGGGCAACAGGGATATGTGGGGCTCTGTCGCTCCTCCCAACCAGAGACCGGGCAACATGAATATCTGTGACTCTGTCGCTTCTCCCAGCCagagtcagggcaagagagttaatCTGGGGCTCCATTGCTCCTCCCAACCAGAGCCAGGGCAAGAAAGCAAATCTGGGGCTGCTACTCCTCCCAAGCAGAGACAGGGAAAAAGGGAAATCTGGACAGGTGGCCCGTACCACCATTTCAGAAGCACCAGCCTAATGTGAAaagacatgtgttttttcagcgtCCCACTATTTCTGTGTACTACTCCATATACATTCTTCCAGGTACTCTATTAAGAGACCTTGCACTTAGAGAGCCGAGACTGGTTGTAAAGAGACCTTTGGGACTCCCTTGTCCTCTATCACATGACTTTACCCAAGCCCAGGTACCAGGGGAACGATGTGCTTCATGAGCATGAGTGGGTCTTTCCCCTATTGTGAACCTCCAGCCCTCTGCCTAGGTTGTTCAGGACCATTTACGGGAGAGCTGGAAAGTGCAGAGAAAAGCAATAAAGCCTCATCCCACATACAAGAGAGTTTATCAACACCATAACACATAGGGCAGACCGCAGGGCTTCCCAACCACCCCCTATAGTTTGCAACTTCAGCCTCAAGTTAAAGCCAATGAAACTCAGTGGTACTCACCTTCACCCACAGCATGGTCTTCTTGTATTCGAGCATCTCCTTCTGCGTGAGTTAAAAGGAAAGAGCACACTGACTCTGCAGCTTGAATTGGGGAATACGCACATTCATCACAGAAAAGTTTAAGTCCTGTTCAAGCCCAGCACAATGTTCGCAGCCCCTTCAACAGTGAGACACTAGTGGTACATGTGAGACTTTCTAGAGGAAGCGGGTGGGTAAGGAAGCTTTGAGATGTCAGAGAGGGAAAGAAGACAACTTACAAAACGACAAATAAGGCCCCAAATCACAAATGTGTATGCAAGCACACACATCTATCAATTAATCTTCAATACAGACACACTGCAGCCCACTGGCATGTTGTTTGTTTCTGTGTATTTTATCTGCTCTTGTCCACTAACTTTGTTCACACATTCCAAAGTTATGAATTACAAATGAGGAAGAATACTGAAATTTAAGTAAGCATCAGGGGTGTAGAAAATATACCTAAAACGTACAAAAACCACATAGGGATTTGCAAGCAAAACGTTACTTTCCTAGTAGCATAGAATCTATTATCCATAAACGTCACCTACTTGGCTAGTTGGGAAACCTCAGAAAGGCCAGACCCCATCCGTACAAAATGTCCTACAGTGCCACGGGGTGGGGGCTCTCTCTTAGATACCCACTTCCCACCCACTCTATAGCTGCCTTTATCCCAGCCTGCGCCTCCGCCTGGAATAACATGTAGATGCTCAGTCAAAAAGTATACTGACCTCAGAGTTGCGTCAGTGGTTGCAGGAGGGAGCTGTACATATAGAAAAGGCAGACCTAGGCACTGAGGGATCTTTACTACCACGAAAAGTCTTAATTATGTGTGGCTGTCAAACAGTGCCCTTAGTGTTAAAACCCAATGCAAATCTGTTTATTCACGGATCTGCTTGCTTCCTCTTCGTCCCTCTGACACACATGCGTGTCCAGACACCCATGCAAGGAGGTGGAATGGTGGATGATGGTTCCTGTCTGCATCTCAGAGCAGTGGATACTGACGAGTGCGGGTAAGGGAATGAGGTTACAGCAAAGGGTGGGATTTGTGGACTATTAAAGTGTCTGTTGCTGCTTTCATCAAAATAAGTCAAATTATGTTCAAAGTTTCTGCCCTTGATGCTAAGGAACCCAAGTAAACTGACCTTCATTTTGATTTTGAAAGTTTCAGAGAATCAGAGCTTTTTGAACGCTGATCCGATGAAACACCAGCTATGAACTGTAACCAAACCGAAGCTGCGGTTGACATATGTCAACACATTCAAGACACTCTGCCTGCAGGACATACCTGGCGCCTGAGATGCTCAAGGGAGACGTCGAGGGCTCCTGGCTTCCAGATGGTCTTTCATAGAATAATAATGAGAAATACATGTTTTCCATTAGGACAATATTAAAACATGGACAGACGTGATACAATGTAACAGACTAAGCCAGGCACAGATATTTGATAAACCCCCTGGAATTGCAAAATAACAAACGTGTGAATCTTCactatttctcttctttttttatagGTAAGTGACCAATCAATGGAGTAGAATGTATGGACTGCTCAGTGACTGTTGCAATTTGCCATCCTGTGCCCCTCCTGCAAATGGGATTGCGCAACGCGAAGAAGAGCCCGATTCTGTCACAATATTGTCCAGTCTGTGTTGCCTCAGCTTAAACGAAGGGATTTGGCATTGGCAGCAGAAAAACACTGTCAAATAGGTAAGTAGATTTCACTatggagacttattggctttgtcattgcttgttacatgtgataTGACAGCGTCCAACCTATAAATACTGTCACATGGTAAGATTTATGTCTTCATTCTAATGACAGGCATTTTATCACAGGCAACATAAAAGGTGTACATGTACACATACGCAAACTGGGAATAAATGTAGTTGGTGAATAAATGTATGCAATGGTGGATTACTGATGCTAGTTGATATCATTGTTCCACATATTCTCAAAATCACTACGCAGTGACACCCACAAAGCTTCACATGGCCCTGCTGCACTTAAGACTTTACGTCCCTGGAATGTCTTCTCTTCCGTCACTTCCTCTGCTTCCACCTTCCTGTGGAGATTCACCTCCCGCTCTTGTCTGTCTCTCCACCTACAGAGTTACTTCTCCCTGGTGCTCTTGTTTTCCTACGCTCAGGACACCTCGCTAGATTTGTCCGTGCATCCCTCCCCGAGGCTTTGACTGTTTGGGTACACTTCTTCTGACCTGCATGAAGTTATTGTTCGACTCCTCGAGATACGCCTCTTTCTCTTTTTCGCTGTTTCTGTCATATGGCTTTACCTCATTGAAGTTTGCTTTTTTCTTCTTCTGGGATTTCAACTTCTTTGTGTTATGCCTGCCCTCTTTGTGAGGCATCCTCTTCCTAGTATTTTTTTCTTCTGAAGTTTCACCCGCCTGGTGGTGTCATTCTCCTCCTGGAGCTTTACCTTCCTGGTGTTATCCTTTTTCTCCAAAAACTTTACTGATTTCCTTCTAATATCACTCCTCTCTTAGAGGTTCATCCTCCCTTCATGATCCTTCTTTGGGACTTCACTTCCTGACATCAatcaaattgtttttttgcagcatCAGGTCCTGGGCAGTTCGGTGTCCTACTGGAGCTTCACCTTCCTAATGTTATCCATCACATCGCCCTGGTGCCTCATCTCCGTGGCACTGTCCACCTCCTCCTTGGGTTTCACAATTCTTATCCTCGAGGTCCACCTCTTGGTGGAACTCTTCTCATCTTCCAGGAGCTTCATGTCACTGGTGGTTTCCTTCTCTTTCTCCGGGGGGTTCAGCTCCATGTTATGGTCCTTCTTCCCCACTAGAAGTCTCACATCCCTAGTGTTTTCACGCCACCCCTGGAGCTTCACTtgtttggtgttttctttttctttctctggggACTTCATCTTCATGCATGTGTCATTCTCCCCATCCAAGAGCCATAACTCTCCTCCTTTCCCCTCCCTTCCTCATCCCATCCCAGAATGTAAATTATCTTTTTCAGGATTTACCTCAGGAGTGTAAGAAGGAGTAGTattatacttttcctcctgcagtggcttcaccttcctgatgtcatcctcgtCAAGCCACTTTCCATGTCTTTCACCTTTCTGATGTTCACCATCCTTAATTAAATTCAGCCCAGAAGGGCCAGGCTCACGGTCtctgaaaaccccccaaaaaatgaatGATAGAAACATCTGAGTGCCTTGAACATCTAGAGCACGGCTGCCAGCACAGCAGTCGCAGCAATCACAGctgccagcacagcagtcacaacgcTTACACCTGCCAGCACAGCAATCACAGTCATCACAGCTGTCACAGCACTAGCAGCAGTCGCTGCAGTCACAGCAATCACAGctgccagcacagcagtcacaacggTTACAGCTGCCAGCACAGCAGTCGTATCAGTCACAGCAGTCACAGCTGCCAGCACAGCAGTCGCAACCATTACAGCTGCAAGCACAGCAGTCACAACGGTTACAGCTGCCAGCACAGCagttgcagcactcacagcagtcacAGCTGCTAGCACAGCAGTCACAACGGTTACATCTGCCAGCACAGCACTCGCAGCAGTCACAGCTGCCAGCACAGCAATCACAACCATTACAGCTGCCAGCACAGCAGTCACCGCAGTCACAGCAGTCACCGCAGTCACAGCAGTCACAGctgccagcacagcagtcacaacggTTACATCTACCAGCACAGCAGTTGCAGCAGTCACAGCAGTCACAGCAGTCACAGctgccagcacagcagtcacaaccaTTACAGCTGCCAGCACAGCAGTCCCCCAGTCGCAGCAGTCACAGCTGCCAGCACAGCAGTTACAGCAGTCACAGCTGCCAGCACAGCAGTCACCGCAGTCGCAGCAGTCACAGCAGGCTATTCATGCAAGATTGGTTCACAAAATGAGCTTCATCTGCTCTTTAAAACGCCCTTCTCTCTCACTAAGATACATACAGTCAAACACGTTCTTTAAGAAAGTCTTGTCTCTCTCACAGTGTTCCCTAACACTTTGCACTTTGTTCTATCTCTGATCCCGAGTCTCCCTCTCATATTTCCATgacagtttgtttttttgttttctctgatACTAAGGGCTTGACTTAAAGTTTGACGCAGGAgtcactccg encodes:
- the LOC138301730 gene encoding antifreeze protein Maxi-like, whose translation is MVVTAVLAAVTAVTAVTAATAVLVDVTVVTAVLAAVTAVTAVTAVTAVTAVLAAVMVVIAVLAAVTAASAVLADVTVVTAVLAAVTAVSAATAVLAAVTVVTAVLAAVMVATAVLAAVTAVTDTTAVLAAVTVVTAVLAAVIAVTAATAASAVTAVMTVIAVLAGVSVVTAVLAAVIAATAVLAAVL